One Acidimicrobiales bacterium genomic window, AGAACTGGGAGGCCGACCAGCGAGTAGGCGAGGAGCGCGGGCAACACGTTGGGGAAAATTTCCCGAATCAGGATCCGTTTCCTGCTGGTGCCAATGGCCCTTGCCGCGGTGACAAAGTCCTGTCCGCTGACCGAGAGGGCGGTGGCACGGGCAATTCGTGTGTACGACGGCCAGACGAAGACGGCACCGACCAGGACTAGGACTAGGAGGTTGCGCATTCCAAGCATCGTTGTGATGAACACCAGACCGATGAGAGCCGGGAACGACAGCCAGGTATCCACGAGAGCCATCAGAAAGGTCTCGAGGAGTCCCCGGAAATAGCCGGCGATCGACCCAAGTGTGCCGCCGACGATGATTCCTATTGCTACTAGCGAGAAGGCGAAGATGAGCGAGACCCTGGCTCCGTAGATCAGCCGGGCGAGGATGTCGCGGCTGACGTTGTCGGTGCCCAGCCAGTGGCTGGCCGTCGGGCCCTCGTTGGTCTTCCCCTCGCCAAAGACGAAGCCCTGATAGTTGGGGTCGGCTAGGCCGGGGATCAGGTCAGCCAGTGCTGCGGCGAGGATCACCAGAATCAGCCATAGGAAGCAGAGCTTGGTCAGCCACGGCATCTTCCCGAACCAATTCCCGAACCAACTTTTCCCGGACGAACCCGGGAACATCTGCTCGGCGTTCCTTGGCCCCCGCCGGAGCATCGACGGAGCCCAGGTACCGCCCGATGACTTGGACACTTAGTTCGTCCTCCGTATCCGGGGGTCGACGACCATGTAGACGAGGTCGGTGGCCGTGTTGACAATCACGTAGAAGACGGTGATGAGGATTGTGATGGCTTGGACCATCATGAAGTCACGCTGTTGGATCGCCGAAAATAGGCGCTTTCCAAGGCCCGGAATGGCGAACAGGTACTCGATGACAAGCGACCCGCCGATCAAGAATCCGATGTTCAGGCCGACCACCGTGACGAGCGTGAGGAGGCTCGGTCGGAGACCGTGCCGGAAGAGGATGAACCGGTCGGTCAACCCCTTCGCTCGCGCTGAAAGGATGTAGTTCTCCTTCAGGGTGGCGATCATGTCGGATCGAAGGACCCGCGTATAGACAGCGATCTCTGTGACGGCCAACGACAGTGCAGGGAGGGCCACGCTCTTAAGGTTGGGTCCGAGCCCATTACTGAGCCTGTTCCATCCGACAGCGGGGAACCACTGGAGTTTTAGGGCAAACACGTAGATGAGGATCAGCCCGGTGACGAATACAGGCAGACTGAGCCCGGCCTGGGCAAACCCGCTGACCAAGCGATCCGATCTTCGCCCCTCCCGGTAGCCGGTAAACGCCCCCAGGGGAACCGCTATCAGGAGTGAGAAGCCAACGGCAACGGCCATTAACTCGAGGGTGATCGGCAACCGGTGGGTGATCTCATCAGTCACCGGCTGTCCGGTAACGAGGGAACGGCCGAGGTCTCCCTGCACTGCGTCGCCCAGCCACCGTCCATAGCGGACGATCAGCGGGTCGTTCAGACCCCATTCCTCCCGGATCTGTTCAACAAACTCCCGATCTTGCTGAGCATCGATCGGGATCAGCGCGTTGACGGGGTCGCCCGGTAGGACGTTGACGCCGACGAAAGTGACGAAGGAGACCACGATCACCGTCACGACAAGACGCGTCAGGCGAATCGCGATCATGTTCGACATCTATCCCCTCACCTTCCCTATGGCTACCTCCCATAGAAAAGCGTGTTGCGGGGGCCGTGCCTTAACGACACGACCCCCGCTACACCTAACTACCTATCCGTGTTTGGCCAGATCTAGTTGTCAGTCCGCCAAACCTGTTCCCACCTGCCAACGGCACTTGGATGGCCGATACCCAATGTTCCGTCCGGCAGGACCCACGTGTCGAGTCCGGTGATCGCATCATCAACCGCGATAACCGTTGCCGTGCCGCCTGAGAACCAGTGCGGCACGTCCTGATTGGCGATGAGTCCGATCTTCTCGTAGAGCGCATGGCGCTCTTCGAAGACGCTCGTCACTAGGGCGTCTGCCAAGTAGCCCTGAATCTCCGCGTTGTCGTAGTTGGAGAAGTTCAGGGGATTGGCCTGCCAGTTGTTGAAGGCCTGACCCATGGGCACTGACGGATCGGCCTCACTGCCGTAACGCCAGCAGTGGGCACCATGGTCACCCAGGAAGCCGTTGGCGATTCCCAACGAGACGTTGATGTGGGTCTGCTGATCGTTCCCCGTGTCGACGTCGACGTCGACGAGCCCGGTCGCTGTCCACAACTGGTCGAGAACCG contains:
- a CDS encoding ABC transporter permease; the protein is MPWLTKLCFLWLILVILAAALADLIPGLADPNYQGFVFGEGKTNEGPTASHWLGTDNVSRDILARLIYGARVSLIFAFSLVAIGIIVGGTLGSIAGYFRGLLETFLMALVDTWLSFPALIGLVFITTMLGMRNLLVLVLVGAVFVWPSYTRIARATALSVSGQDFVTAARAIGTSRKRILIREIFPNVLPALLAYSLVGLPVLIILESTLSFLGLGVEIPTASWGGMINQARQDLLINIWPAVWPAVTLFMTVYSFNNLADWVRTQAATRSAAI
- a CDS encoding ABC transporter permease — its product is MIAIRLTRLVVTVIVVSFVTFVGVNVLPGDPVNALIPIDAQQDREFVEQIREEWGLNDPLIVRYGRWLGDAVQGDLGRSLVTGQPVTDEITHRLPITLELMAVAVGFSLLIAVPLGAFTGYREGRRSDRLVSGFAQAGLSLPVFVTGLILIYVFALKLQWFPAVGWNRLSNGLGPNLKSVALPALSLAVTEIAVYTRVLRSDMIATLKENYILSARAKGLTDRFILFRHGLRPSLLTLVTVVGLNIGFLIGGSLVIEYLFAIPGLGKRLFSAIQQRDFMMVQAITILITVFYVIVNTATDLVYMVVDPRIRRTN